One Coffea arabica cultivar ET-39 chromosome 5e, Coffea Arabica ET-39 HiFi, whole genome shotgun sequence DNA segment encodes these proteins:
- the LOC113687257 gene encoding uncharacterized mitochondrial protein AtMg00310-like codes for MSINAITNLIRKGNYNKINAKLAFYQWGEENGKKKMHWCSWKKMTQQKDREGLGFKELQSFNRVLLGKQVWRMVTTPNSLVSKVLKAKYYPHESIFRCKIKQNSSWIWQSLMGARDLVEKGTYRKIGNGKSTKIWEDKWIPGNS; via the coding sequence atGTCCATTAATGCAATAACCAATCtaataagaaaaggaaattataACAAAATCAATGCTAAATTAGCATTCTATCAGTGGGGAGAAGAGAATGGGAAGAAGAAAATGCACTGGTGCTCTTGGAAGAAGATGACACAGCAGAAGGATAGAGAGGGGCTAGGATTTAAGGAATTGCAAAGCTTCAATAGAGTTCTATTGGGAAAACAAGTATGGAGGATGGTGACAACTCCTAATTCTCTAGTATCTAAAGTGCTAAAAGCCAAATATTACCCACATGAGTCAATATTCAGATGCAAAATCAAGCAGAACTCTTCTTGGATTTGGCAGAGTTTGATGGGAGCAAGGGATTTGGTGGAAAAAGGAACCTATAGGAAAATTGGAAATGGTAAGAGCACTAAGATATGGGAGGACAAATGGATACCAGGGAATTCCTAA